One Gemmatimonadota bacterium genomic region harbors:
- a CDS encoding type II/IV secretion system protein, protein MSDLLRDAALGPLAAELPARFMEQHALVPLHVGDDGVVVVAAARPLDPTVTDTLRRRFGRAVRLVEAPLNDVQAALLAAGREATVSVPTTEGAATALGDLRAQADDAPVVQLVNAALADALRRGASDVHLESAAGGLRVRLREDGVLRDLATYPVALAAGALSRVKLLAGLDIAERRLPQDGRARVRHGGRDVDVRVATLPGLHGESAVLRVLDHGGGQARTLDALGMPPDLAARLQDVLRRTSGLVLATGPTGSGKTTTLYAALSHLNTPGVKLVSVEDPVEYELAGVTQVPVHRKAGLGFAQALRSILRHDPDIVMVGEMRDRETADVAVQAALTGHLVFSTLHTNDAASGVTRLVDMGIEPYLVAATVQGILAQRLVRLLCATCARPAADGSREPEGCDACRGSGYRGRAGLYELLVPDEAFRRAIVARASLATLRQVAHASGTRSLANAGEAMVRAGQTSRAEVLRVTEGSDAA, encoded by the coding sequence GTGTCTGACCTGCTTCGGGACGCGGCCCTGGGACCGCTCGCCGCCGAACTGCCGGCGCGGTTCATGGAACAGCATGCCCTCGTGCCGCTGCACGTCGGCGACGACGGCGTCGTGGTCGTGGCCGCGGCCCGTCCGCTGGATCCCACGGTGACGGACACCCTGCGCCGCCGCTTTGGCCGCGCGGTGCGACTGGTCGAGGCCCCGCTCAACGACGTGCAGGCCGCGCTGCTGGCTGCGGGCCGTGAGGCCACCGTGAGCGTGCCCACGACCGAGGGCGCGGCCACGGCACTCGGCGACCTGCGGGCGCAGGCGGACGACGCGCCGGTGGTCCAGTTGGTGAACGCGGCGCTCGCGGACGCGCTGCGGCGCGGCGCGAGCGATGTGCACCTGGAAAGCGCAGCCGGTGGGCTGCGCGTCCGACTCCGTGAGGACGGCGTCCTCCGTGACCTGGCGACGTATCCCGTCGCCCTGGCCGCCGGCGCATTAAGCCGCGTCAAGTTGCTCGCCGGCCTCGACATCGCCGAACGGCGACTCCCACAAGACGGCCGCGCGCGCGTGCGGCACGGCGGACGCGATGTCGACGTGCGCGTCGCCACGCTCCCCGGGTTGCATGGGGAGTCGGCCGTCCTCCGCGTCCTGGACCATGGGGGAGGCCAGGCGCGGACCCTCGATGCGTTAGGCATGCCCCCGGACCTGGCCGCCCGCCTGCAGGACGTGCTCCGCCGGACCAGCGGCCTCGTGCTGGCCACCGGGCCCACCGGGTCGGGCAAGACCACCACCCTGTATGCGGCGCTGTCGCACCTGAACACGCCGGGGGTCAAGCTGGTCTCGGTCGAAGACCCGGTCGAGTACGAGCTGGCCGGCGTCACCCAGGTCCCAGTCCACCGCAAGGCCGGGTTGGGCTTCGCGCAGGCGTTGCGGTCGATCCTGCGTCACGACCCGGACATCGTGATGGTGGGCGAAATGCGCGACCGCGAGACGGCTGACGTCGCCGTGCAAGCCGCGCTGACCGGCCACCTGGTGTTCTCCACGTTGCATACCAACGACGCGGCGAGTGGCGTCACGCGCCTCGTGGACATGGGGATCGAACCCTACCTCGTGGCAGCGACGGTCCAGGGCATCCTGGCCCAACGCCTGGTGCGCCTGCTCTGTGCGACGTGTGCGCGCCCCGCCGCGGACGGATCGCGCGAGCCCGAGGGATGCGACGCGTGCCGCGGGTCGGGATACCGGGGGCGCGCCGGCCTCTATGAGTTGTTGGTGCCTGACGAGGCGTTCCGGCGCGCGATCGTCGCACGCGCATCCCTCGCCACGCTGCGGCAGGTCGCCCATGCCAGCGGCACGCGGTCCCTGGCCAACGCGGGCGAAGCGATGGTGCGCGCCGGTCAGACCTCGCGCGCCGAGGTACTGCGAGTGACCGAAGGGAGCGACGCAGCATGA
- a CDS encoding PilN domain-containing protein produces the protein MTRRLGLELTPHELRGVWASRWPGRPGSAFVMTWDGQDLAAALATLRATHATPDTVALAIGLGFLEVARVTLPPADDATREQMVALDAGRYLGANAPLQAMVAPGSDVAMGCDDAWLAHVVRTLGEWAPITRVEATPVAIVASGCPEGLWTLDGGADDRGAIEIRGGQLAGLRRGTDGTGTPLPPLGPLPGSARAAWGALQREDAPSIGTLMDRNARRASDRRRRQGLATAALGAAAGLFFLAAAVDRSRERTLAALDARAAALADSAAPALAMHAERLAAAQEAGSARAAVASRPDPVATMATLSTLLPRDVVVTAMRMTGADWQVEGTARSAAALVPLLDADPRFDNVRSAAASARFRDGRETRESFSITFHVATPD, from the coding sequence GTGACGCGCCGACTGGGCCTTGAGCTGACCCCGCACGAGTTGCGTGGGGTGTGGGCGTCGCGGTGGCCCGGGCGGCCGGGCAGCGCGTTCGTGATGACGTGGGACGGACAGGACCTCGCCGCGGCCCTGGCCACGCTTCGCGCCACGCACGCGACGCCGGACACCGTGGCGCTCGCGATCGGCCTCGGGTTCCTCGAAGTGGCACGCGTGACCCTGCCTCCCGCGGACGACGCAACCCGCGAGCAGATGGTGGCGCTCGATGCCGGTCGTTACCTCGGGGCCAACGCGCCGCTGCAGGCGATGGTGGCCCCCGGGAGTGACGTCGCGATGGGGTGTGACGACGCGTGGCTCGCGCATGTCGTCCGCACCCTTGGCGAGTGGGCGCCGATCACCCGCGTGGAAGCCACGCCGGTGGCGATTGTCGCCTCGGGGTGCCCGGAGGGACTGTGGACGCTGGACGGCGGCGCCGACGACCGTGGGGCGATCGAGATCCGCGGAGGACAACTTGCCGGGCTGCGCCGCGGAACGGACGGGACGGGGACGCCGCTCCCTCCCCTGGGTCCGCTGCCCGGGAGCGCGCGCGCCGCCTGGGGTGCGCTCCAGCGCGAGGACGCCCCATCGATTGGGACGTTGATGGATAGGAACGCCCGACGAGCATCCGATCGTCGACGCCGGCAGGGGCTCGCCACAGCCGCGTTAGGCGCCGCCGCCGGACTGTTCTTCCTCGCCGCGGCGGTCGACCGTTCGCGCGAGCGCACCCTCGCGGCGCTCGACGCCCGCGCCGCCGCCCTTGCCGACTCTGCCGCCCCGGCCCTGGCCATGCACGCCGAGCGCCTCGCCGCCGCACAAGAGGCCGGCAGCGCCCGCGCCGCGGTGGCGAGCCGTCCGGATCCGGTCGCGACGATGGCCACCCTCAGCACGCTCCTGCCGAGGGATGTCGTCGTTACCGCCATGCGCATGACGGGTGCCGACTGGCAGGTCGAGGGCACCGCGCGTTCGGCCGCGGCGCTGGTCCCCCTGCTGGATGCCGATCCGCGCTTTGACAACGTGCGTTCCGCCGCGGCGAGTGCCCGGTTCCGCGATGGCCGCGAGACGCGCGAGTCCTTCTCCATCACGTTTCATGTCGCGACCCCGGATTAA
- a CDS encoding general secretion pathway protein GspK — translation MTRRGVALVLVLWIVVILGGLGATVLSSSRASAGVAANVRAAAVARYAAESGVVATVADIEAGLAAHGDSLSRADYLNALARTPRDSVALGTGRFAVAIADPTTQLDINAAPEERLAALLASFTDVARAASTARAIRRAIERAPATSGDGRLGAPDGALRFVTPIRHLESLRELPGVDVRALERAAPYLTVDGDGTVNRRAASDTVLRVAFGEARDEPSRLVVISRGWMSGSPLTHEVQAVYAISAGTLVLTHWRERVR, via the coding sequence ATGACCCGACGCGGCGTTGCCCTCGTCCTCGTGTTGTGGATCGTCGTCATCCTTGGCGGCCTCGGCGCCACCGTCTTGTCGTCGAGTCGGGCATCAGCGGGCGTTGCCGCCAACGTCCGGGCGGCTGCGGTCGCCCGGTATGCCGCGGAAAGCGGGGTGGTGGCGACGGTGGCCGACATCGAGGCGGGACTGGCCGCGCACGGCGACTCCCTGTCGCGCGCCGACTACCTGAACGCCCTCGCCCGCACGCCGCGAGATTCGGTGGCGTTAGGCACAGGGCGGTTCGCGGTGGCGATTGCCGATCCCACGACCCAGCTCGACATCAACGCGGCACCGGAGGAACGGCTGGCGGCGCTCCTTGCCAGTTTCACCGATGTCGCGCGGGCGGCGTCGACCGCGCGGGCCATTCGCCGTGCCATCGAGCGGGCGCCTGCCACTTCGGGTGATGGTCGCCTGGGCGCGCCGGATGGTGCCCTCCGGTTCGTGACGCCGATCCGGCACCTCGAATCGCTCCGCGAACTCCCCGGGGTGGACGTACGCGCCCTGGAGCGCGCGGCACCCTACCTCACCGTGGACGGTGACGGCACGGTCAACCGACGCGCTGCGTCCGACACCGTCCTGCGTGTGGCTTTTGGGGAGGCCCGGGACGAGCCGTCGCGCCTCGTCGTGATCTCGCGCGGCTGGATGTCCGGCTCGCCGCTGACGCATGAAGTCCAGGCGGTCTACGCGATCTCTGCCGGCACGTTGGTCCTCACCCACTGGCGGGAGCGCGTCCGGTGA
- a CDS encoding type II secretion system protein has translation MSPRRAAFTLVEVLVALVITGLVTSVAYAALQGGIDTRERLEHHHDRTEAMTAARGMIASAVRHALPGVRGGPATFSVVRGMRSDSVHLLSRGIVEPYGTSASWSVTFWVRNDSLQLRASPSEGSAPLVTAAVAGATSLRLHTLARGSFATWSDRWEDPSVAPTAVRLTWTEASGRPVDQVVRIGLERTP, from the coding sequence GTGAGTCCCCGCCGCGCGGCCTTCACCCTGGTCGAGGTACTGGTGGCGCTCGTCATCACGGGGCTGGTCACGTCGGTCGCCTATGCGGCGCTTCAGGGTGGGATCGACACCCGCGAACGACTCGAACACCACCACGACCGCACGGAAGCGATGACGGCCGCACGCGGGATGATCGCCAGTGCGGTGCGGCATGCCCTGCCAGGTGTCCGTGGTGGGCCGGCCACCTTCTCTGTCGTGCGCGGTATGCGTTCGGACTCCGTCCACCTGCTGAGCCGCGGCATCGTCGAGCCCTACGGCACCAGTGCGTCGTGGTCCGTGACGTTTTGGGTGCGCAATGACTCCCTGCAGCTTCGCGCGAGCCCGTCGGAAGGCAGTGCCCCGTTGGTGACCGCCGCCGTGGCGGGGGCCACCTCCCTCCGCCTGCATACGCTGGCCCGCGGCTCCTTCGCCACGTGGTCCGACCGGTGGGAGGACCCCTCGGTGGCCCCCACCGCGGTGCGGCTGACCTGGACCGAGGCGAGCGGGCGTCCGGTGGACCAGGTGGTCCGTATCGGGCTGGAGCGCACCCCATGA
- a CDS encoding type II secretion system protein, with protein sequence MTLLEGAIALVILGLSAMGFLDVFRSGASTAARARDVSEVVAQAESAMEAASLGDAVIAQEALGAADTLVARRVEARPWGTAPGVTELVVVVTPRHGAPFELRRLVRDPGTMGPRP encoded by the coding sequence ATGACGCTGCTCGAAGGGGCGATCGCGCTCGTCATCCTCGGCTTGTCGGCCATGGGCTTCCTGGACGTGTTCCGGTCCGGCGCGTCCACCGCGGCGCGCGCACGGGACGTCAGCGAGGTGGTCGCCCAGGCGGAGTCCGCGATGGAAGCGGCGTCGTTAGGCGACGCCGTGATCGCCCAGGAAGCGCTCGGCGCCGCTGATACGCTCGTCGCGCGACGCGTGGAGGCGCGCCCGTGGGGGACCGCCCCGGGAGTCACCGAGCTCGTGGTCGTTGTGACGCCGCGCCATGGCGCGCCGTTCGAACTGCGTCGTCTGGTGCGCGACCCCGGCACGATGGGGCCGCGTCCGTGA
- the solA gene encoding N-methyl-L-tryptophan oxidase, producing the protein MPAAYDVIIAGLGVMGSSVALHAARRGLRVLGVDRLEPPHTHGSSHGNTRLIREAYYEHPLYVPLVRRSYALWRELEAARGEALLTRTGSLMVGRRESELVRGTIRSGVQHAVPHEVLSAEELHRRFPGFEPSDEFVGVYEPGSSLLNPERVVTAQLEAAREEGAEIRFNDALLSWYQSDDAVGAILGSGRCGAAQLVLAAGAWNPSLASDALRNVLVERQLQQWWTPARAPEWFTASNMPVSMWQLADDRIFYTMPDTGRGLKLGWHHNGPNVDPDQVDREPGAVENAELADLLRRFLPAAKGIRAASAVCLYTNTPDGHFLLDRCPAAPNVWLMSACSGHGFKFASVLGEIMADLLEGGEPAFDISPFRYGRFSA; encoded by the coding sequence ATGCCCGCAGCATACGACGTGATCATCGCCGGACTCGGCGTGATGGGGAGTTCCGTGGCCCTCCACGCGGCGCGGCGCGGGCTCCGCGTGCTCGGGGTCGATCGCCTGGAGCCGCCGCACACCCACGGCTCTTCGCACGGAAACACTCGGTTGATCCGAGAGGCGTACTACGAACACCCGCTGTATGTGCCGCTGGTCCGGCGCTCGTACGCACTCTGGCGCGAGCTGGAGGCAGCGCGCGGTGAGGCCCTTCTGACTCGGACCGGTTCACTGATGGTCGGGAGGCGCGAGTCGGAGCTGGTTCGTGGGACGATCCGGAGCGGAGTCCAGCACGCGGTACCTCACGAGGTGCTCAGTGCAGAGGAGCTCCATCGACGCTTCCCGGGGTTCGAGCCTTCGGACGAGTTCGTCGGTGTTTACGAGCCCGGTTCTTCGCTATTGAACCCCGAGAGAGTTGTTACCGCTCAGTTGGAAGCCGCTCGCGAAGAAGGGGCGGAAATCAGGTTCAATGACGCATTACTGTCGTGGTATCAGTCCGATGATGCAGTCGGTGCGATACTCGGGAGTGGACGATGCGGGGCGGCCCAACTAGTCCTCGCAGCCGGGGCGTGGAACCCGTCCCTGGCATCTGATGCCTTGCGGAACGTGTTGGTCGAACGCCAGCTCCAGCAGTGGTGGACGCCGGCGAGGGCACCTGAGTGGTTCACGGCGTCCAACATGCCGGTCTCGATGTGGCAGCTCGCCGATGACCGGATCTTCTATACCATGCCCGACACCGGGCGTGGGCTGAAGCTCGGGTGGCACCACAACGGGCCGAACGTGGACCCGGACCAGGTGGATCGTGAGCCCGGTGCCGTCGAGAACGCGGAGCTGGCCGACCTGCTCCGCCGGTTCCTTCCTGCGGCCAAGGGAATCAGGGCCGCGAGCGCGGTCTGCCTGTACACCAATACTCCCGATGGCCATTTCCTCCTGGATCGTTGTCCGGCGGCGCCCAACGTGTGGTTGATGAGCGCGTGCTCGGGCCACGGCTTCAAGTTCGCGAGCGTGCTGGGGGAGATCATGGCTGACCTCCTGGAAGGGGGCGAGCCGGCGTTCGACATCTCTCCGTTTCGGTACGGGCGGTTCAGCGCATGA
- a CDS encoding histidine kinase has protein sequence MTQGGFTSGFAVLELERDRAERFLNGVRVVLLVVLAVAAAVYAPSLSPALNRMNLIVLSLTIGWAAVQVPLFYRQVRLPNWLRYANPAADVGAVTAIIVAYGVTATPALALKTPIVDAYFVILAALPVASSTRKAGVVSAMAVLAYAAVVLVFWAGGRLNVILDPVIASGATAVSPLDEGAKILLLACVGAVATYATRWQEQLAMRYAEAADHGAELKTRLARTELHALKLQLQPHFLFNTLNTITALVHQDAPRAERMVSGLSDLLRASLNSAGEEAVPLVRELAVLAHYVEIQQVRFGDRLRFTVDVPADLQGAMVPNLMLQPLVENAIRHGIASRASGGQVLVSAAQDGEWLRVRVLDDGVGETPGRVRREGVGLGNTRARLEQMYGARHRFEAVGDAQGFRVQIDLPFQVAPAVAAR, from the coding sequence ATGACTCAGGGTGGCTTTACCTCGGGGTTCGCCGTCCTCGAACTCGAGCGGGATCGTGCGGAGCGATTCCTGAACGGGGTGCGCGTGGTGCTGCTCGTGGTGCTCGCGGTGGCCGCCGCGGTGTATGCGCCGTCGCTGAGTCCGGCGCTGAACCGGATGAACCTGATCGTCCTGAGCCTCACCATCGGATGGGCCGCGGTTCAGGTGCCCCTGTTCTATCGGCAGGTGCGACTCCCCAACTGGCTACGGTACGCCAACCCAGCAGCAGACGTAGGGGCGGTGACCGCGATCATCGTGGCGTATGGCGTGACGGCGACGCCTGCGTTGGCCCTGAAGACCCCCATTGTCGACGCCTATTTCGTGATCCTTGCGGCCTTGCCGGTCGCGTCATCCACCAGAAAGGCGGGGGTGGTCTCCGCGATGGCGGTCCTGGCGTATGCTGCGGTCGTCCTGGTGTTCTGGGCCGGCGGGCGACTCAACGTCATCCTCGATCCCGTGATCGCCAGTGGTGCGACGGCGGTGTCTCCACTCGACGAAGGGGCCAAGATCCTCCTCCTGGCGTGCGTGGGGGCAGTGGCCACGTACGCCACCCGGTGGCAGGAACAGCTCGCCATGCGGTATGCGGAGGCGGCGGATCATGGGGCGGAGCTAAAGACGCGCCTGGCGCGGACCGAGCTGCACGCCTTGAAGCTTCAGCTGCAGCCACACTTCCTCTTCAACACCCTCAACACGATCACCGCCTTGGTCCACCAGGATGCCCCGCGGGCTGAGCGGATGGTGTCCGGGTTGAGCGACCTGCTGCGCGCATCCCTGAACAGTGCGGGGGAGGAAGCGGTACCGCTCGTCCGCGAACTGGCGGTCCTCGCGCATTACGTGGAGATCCAGCAGGTGCGTTTTGGGGACCGGCTCCGCTTCACCGTCGATGTCCCGGCCGACCTGCAGGGCGCCATGGTCCCCAACTTGATGCTGCAGCCCCTGGTGGAGAACGCTATTCGGCACGGCATTGCGTCGCGTGCGTCCGGCGGCCAGGTATTGGTGAGTGCCGCGCAGGACGGAGAGTGGCTCCGCGTGCGGGTGCTCGACGATGGCGTCGGCGAAACGCCGGGACGGGTCCGTCGCGAAGGGGTAGGGCTGGGGAATACCCGCGCGCGACTCGAACAGATGTATGGCGCGCGCCACCGGTTCGAGGCCGTGGGTGACGCGCAGGGTTTTCGGGTCCAGATCGATCTTCCCTTCCAGGTGGCTCCGGCCGTGGCGGCACGATGA
- a CDS encoding response regulator transcription factor: protein MTLLRVLIVDDEPLARSHVQSLLSGRTDVTVIGECGDGASAVACIASEAPDLVLLDVQMPERDGLDVVRTVGPDRMPWTVFITAHDDYALEAFEVHAVDYVLKPVNRERFHRAIDRVARLHAERSTPATALRGLLGAFDEQRGPSGRLAVRAGDRVIYLKVADLDWVEAAGDNVRFHVGRQVYEQRATMASIEQRLPSASFARIHRSVIVNLDRIVEFQPWFQGDWIVVLGDGTRLQSGKSYRARLRALTAE, encoded by the coding sequence ATGACTCTCCTGCGCGTCCTGATTGTTGACGACGAGCCGTTGGCCCGCTCGCACGTGCAGTCACTCCTCAGCGGACGCACGGACGTCACCGTGATCGGGGAATGTGGGGACGGCGCCAGCGCGGTGGCCTGCATTGCCAGCGAGGCGCCTGACCTCGTCCTGCTGGATGTCCAGATGCCCGAGCGCGACGGCCTCGATGTGGTGCGCACCGTGGGGCCCGACCGCATGCCCTGGACCGTGTTCATCACGGCCCACGATGACTATGCCCTGGAGGCGTTTGAGGTTCACGCCGTGGACTACGTGCTCAAGCCGGTGAACCGCGAGCGATTTCATCGGGCCATCGATCGGGTGGCACGGTTGCACGCCGAGCGGTCGACGCCGGCCACCGCGCTCCGCGGGCTGCTGGGTGCTTTCGATGAGCAACGCGGGCCGAGCGGGCGCCTCGCGGTGCGCGCCGGGGATCGCGTGATCTATCTCAAGGTGGCGGACCTGGATTGGGTGGAGGCGGCCGGGGACAACGTGCGCTTTCACGTGGGGCGGCAGGTCTATGAGCAGCGCGCCACCATGGCGTCGATTGAGCAGCGTCTCCCATCCGCGTCGTTCGCGCGCATCCACCGATCGGTGATCGTCAACCTTGATCGTATCGTGGAATTCCAGCCCTGGTTCCAGGGCGACTGGATTGTGGTGCTCGGCGACGGGACGCGCTTGCAGTCCGGAAAGAGCTACCGAGCGCGGCTGCGCGCACTGACGGCCGAGTAA
- a CDS encoding Ig-like domain-containing protein, with product MRPVRRCLALAVGIVLSACGGGGDDGGTNPPPPAATLGSIVPSATTLNLGAGQSQTLSATARDANNNTIAATGYTYSSASNTVAVVSSAGRVTGLSAGTTSITVSLTLNGVTKTASVSVTVTGALPTAATVVAGATTNDFTPDLVAIARGGTVTWTFGALIHNVEFGTTTGAPQGIGNSQNTQATRTFASAGTFAYTCTLHSGQNGTVLVP from the coding sequence ATGCGTCCTGTTCGTCGGTGCCTCGCCCTTGCTGTTGGAATCGTGCTCTCCGCCTGCGGCGGGGGTGGGGATGACGGTGGCACCAATCCGCCGCCACCCGCGGCGACCCTGGGCTCCATTGTGCCGTCGGCGACCACGCTGAACCTCGGCGCTGGTCAGTCGCAGACGCTGTCTGCGACGGCGCGAGATGCCAACAACAACACGATTGCAGCGACCGGATACACCTACAGCTCCGCATCGAATACCGTGGCGGTTGTCTCCAGCGCGGGCCGGGTCACCGGCCTGTCCGCGGGCACCACGTCGATCACCGTGTCGCTCACGCTGAACGGGGTCACCAAGACCGCCTCCGTGTCGGTGACCGTGACCGGGGCGCTGCCGACCGCGGCGACCGTCGTCGCCGGGGCCACGACCAATGATTTCACCCCGGACCTCGTCGCGATTGCCCGGGGCGGGACGGTGACGTGGACCTTTGGGGCCCTGATCCACAATGTGGAGTTCGGGACGACCACCGGGGCGCCGCAGGGTATCGGCAATTCACAGAACACACAGGCCACGCGCACGTTCGCCAGCGCGGGGACGTTCGCATACACGTGCACGCTGCACAGCGGGCAGAACGGAACCGTCCTGGTTCCGTGA
- a CDS encoding YceI family protein encodes MTSRVLAIEPNALQVRFAVRWFGVVTVRGTLSQGEGTVTWHGDDLSRVEVSAAVAAGSVTTGVALRDHHLRAERFLHADLYPWVRFTSTAFAREGGQLVVQGLLSCRGVTTPVRAACPLDELRRDGEQATVCARFVVSRARHGVGVPPGIWRYNPMFLAIADEVHVHVRLRLPAGDAERLGLLVQGVRPRAATGHDDST; translated from the coding sequence ATGACGTCCCGCGTTCTCGCGATTGAACCGAACGCCCTGCAGGTCCGCTTCGCCGTGCGTTGGTTTGGCGTGGTCACCGTGCGCGGCACCTTGTCCCAAGGTGAAGGAACGGTCACGTGGCACGGCGACGACCTGTCGCGTGTCGAGGTCTCGGCGGCCGTCGCGGCCGGGAGTGTCACGACGGGCGTCGCGCTCCGCGATCATCATCTGCGCGCTGAGCGTTTCCTCCATGCGGACCTGTATCCGTGGGTCCGGTTTACCTCGACGGCGTTTGCCCGCGAGGGAGGGCAGCTCGTGGTGCAGGGGCTGTTGAGCTGTCGTGGTGTCACGACCCCCGTGCGCGCAGCGTGCCCGCTCGATGAGCTGCGGCGTGACGGGGAGCAGGCGACAGTCTGTGCGCGGTTTGTGGTCTCACGCGCACGGCATGGCGTGGGTGTGCCGCCGGGGATCTGGCGGTACAACCCCATGTTCCTCGCGATTGCTGACGAGGTGCACGTACACGTGCGGCTTCGTCTTCCGGCCGGTGACGCGGAGCGCCTGGGGTTGCTCGTTCAGGGCGTCCGGCCGCGCGCGGCCACCGGCCACGACGACTCGACCTGA